In the Plasmodium yoelii strain 17X genome assembly, chromosome: 3 genome, one interval contains:
- a CDS encoding KRR1 small subunit processome component, putative, with translation MEKNKDEENVNKNKRYRKEKPWDNENIDHWKIEKFTKEDNKHHFLEESSFKILFPKYREKYLQQFSTDIKNTLHNHFIKFEINLIEGYMTVKTTKKTFDPYIIIKARDMISLLSRSVPYNHAKRVLNDEIFCDIIKISGYIRNKNKFIKRRQRLLGSNATTLKALEILTQCYICVHGKTVCVIGNFKSLKIVRRIVIDCMKNIHPVYHIKELIAKRELEKNDELKNENWEKYLPNFKKRNVQRKKIKQKLENKNGKKKSVFPPDQLPRKIDIQMETGEYFINNNNNKKKEKQKEKQNSKDE, from the coding sequence atggaaaaaaataaggatGAAGAGAatgtaaacaaaaataagAGATATAGAAAAGAGAAACCATGGGATAATGAAAACATAGATCATTGgaaaattgaaaaatttacaaaagaAGATAATAAACATCATTTTTTAGAAGAGTCaagttttaaaatattatttcccAAATATcgagaaaaatatttacaacaATTTAGTACAGATATAAAAAACACATTACATaatcattttataaaatttgaaataaatttaattgaAGGATATATGACAGttaaaacaacaaaaaaaacattcgatccatatataattataaaagcAAGAGATATGATATCTTTACTTTCTCGTAGTGTACCATATAACCATGCAAAAAGGGTtttaaatgatgaaatattttgtgatattataaaaattagtGGATATAtacgaaataaaaataaatttattaaaagaagACAAAGATTATTAGGAAGTAATGCTACTACTTTAAAAGCTCTTGAAATATTAACACAATGTTATATTTGTGTACATGGAAAAACTGTATGTGTTATTGGAAATTTCAAAtctttaaaaattgtaagaAGAATTGTTATTGATTgtatgaaaaatatacatcCAGTTTATCATATAAAAGAATTAATTGCAAAAAgagaattagaaaaaaatgatgaattaaaaaatgaaaattggGAAAAATATCTcccaaattttaaaaaaagaaatgtccaacgaaaaaaaattaaacaaaaattagaaaataaaaatggtaagAAAAAATCAGTTTTCCCACCTGACCAATTACCAAGAAAAATTGACATACAAATGGAAACTGGTGAATATTTTatcaacaataataataataaaaaaaaagaaaaacaaaaagaaaaacaaaattctAAAGATGAGTAG